Genomic DNA from Candidatus Nitrosopumilus koreensis AR1:
GATTTTGATAGATTTGGAACAAAAAAATCACTCAAAGATGAGATAAAAAAAGCAGGCTTTAGAAAAATCACAGTAAAAGATTACAATTTTCCATACAGCCCAGGTAATTTTGATCAATATTGGGGTAATTATCTCAGATATGTAGCAAAACCAATCAAAGAGAAATTAGATTCGCTTGAAAAATCTCAGAGAAGAGAACTCAAAGAGATGGTTAAAGAGAATACAAAACCATACACAAAAAAGAATGGTATAATTGAATTTCCTTGGGAAGTTTTAATTTTAACAGCAAAACACTAGGAAATCAGAAGAGAAATGGTTAAAGACAAAAAAAAGATAGATGAAGAGAAACCAAAAAAGTCAGGTCTAAAGGCATTTCTTAAAAAAAGAGCACCATTTTATCTTGCAGCTATTGCATTAATAGCAATTTCAGCTCAAAGCGTACTGTCAGAGAAAAATTTTGAAAATAGTCTACCAGAGTTATCAGGAGAAGAACAAAGGGCGGTAGATATTTTGATGAATTATAATGCAGGAGTAGAATCCAAATTGACTGTAAAAGAAGTGATAAAAAATCAGATAGATGAAGAATATCCAGATGAGAAAATTTATGAACACAAGAAAACTGTTCTGGATTTGAATGTGACAAATGTAAATTCAGATGAATATAATGTAATTTTGAATTTCAAATCATACAAAGGAGAAATGAATTTTGATTGGAATGTTAATGTTGACACCAATACAATTACATCAAATAATCCTGAATCAAAACATGTAATTGATGTGGTTACCTTTTCCTAGGCTCAAATTGTGACTAAATCTTTTGTAAATTTATGCATCACAATAGGTTTTTTCTTAACAATCAAAGAATCTTCTATTCGAATTCCAAATTTATTTTCAATATAGATTCCTGGTTCCACTGTAATTGCCATATTTTCTTTAAGTTTTGTATCGCTTCGATATGAAACTGTTGGTAGTTCATGTACCTCCAATCCAATTCCATGTCCAGTTGAATGAATAAAATATTGACCATAATTTTTTTCATCAATGTACTTTCTACATGCATGATCAACATCTTTACAATTTACATTTGGTTTTACAGCTTTTAGTCCAAGTTTTTGTGATTCTTTAACAATTTCATATGCTTCTTTTGCTTGTGATGAAATATTTCCTATTGCAAAGGTTCTTGTTGCATCAGAAACGTATCCTTTGTATCTTAATGTAAGATCGGTTACAACAAGATCACCTTTTTTGAATTTTCTCTGTGTTACCTGAGCATGTGGTAATGCCCCATTGGGACCACCTGCAATAATTAGAGGGTTTAAAGTGGATTTGTATCCAGTATCAAACATTTGTTGTTCCATTGCATAAGTCATTAAAATCGTCTGTAATTCTGATTCTTTTTGGCCTACTTTGATCTTTTTTGCGCAGATTTCAAACATTTCATCAATGATTTTGGATGCTTTTTTGAGTATTTTGATCTCATTTTCATCTTTAATTATACGAGAATTGTAAAATGGTTCTGTAGATGATTTTATTTTTGGGACAGATTTTTTCAATGATGTCATTATAGGATAATTTTGGCAATCAGTACAAACACTGTTTTTCTTTATTTTCTTTACAAGTGAAGATACAAGACCAATTCCACGTTCTGCAGGAACAACATCACAGTCTTCAGATTCATCTTTGGCTCTTCCTACTTCAAGTTCTGGGGCAATTATAGTAGTTTTCCCATTTTTTTCTAGCAAACCTATTGCTTCACCCCAAAATCCAGTCATGTAAAAGAGGTTTTCAGGCTCAAAAGTGACCAAAGTATCACAACTGATCTTTTGAGCATGTTTTAGTAGATTTTTTCTGCGTTGCTTCACACACAAAAAACACTCGTTTCTCAATTTATGTATGATGCAAAGTTTGTATATGGAAATTCCTCCTAGATCGCTGTGACTGAAGAAAAAGAGAAGAAAAAAGTGGTTGCATTACTGTCAGGCGGTTTAGACAGTCAACTTGCAGTTAGAATGATGCAAGAACAAGGATTTGATGTTTCAGCAGTTGCAATAAAAACTCCATTTTGTGATTTTGATTGCGGAAGAGGTTGTGGATTTGAGATTAGAGAAAGAGCTGATGATCTTAATGTAAATTTGAAAACAGTATATCTTGGTGATGAATATATCGAGATGTTAAAGAATCCAAAACATGGAATTGGTGCTGGATTCAATCCATGTATTGATTGTAGAGCTATGATGTTTGATGCTGCAAAAAAACACATGGAAGAAATTGGTGCAGAATTTATTGTATCAGGAGAAGTGTTAGGTCAACGTCCAATGAGTCAACATGGACCTGCATTAAGAACTATTGAAAAAGAATCAGATCTTGTAGGAAAAATTGTGAGACCATTATCTGCTGGATTATTACCAGAAACAATTCCTGAAAAAGAAGGTTTGATCAAAAGAGAAAATCTGGGAATGATAAGAGGTAGAACAAGAAGAAACCAATTAGACATGGCAAAAAAATATGGAATTGAGAATCCTCCTAATGCCGGGGGAGGATGTTTGTTAACAGAACCACAATTTGGAATTAAAGCTAAAGATCTTTTCAGTCATGTTGAAACACCAACAATTAATGATATTGATTTGTTAAAAATTGGAAGACATTTTAGATTAGATGAAGAAACAAAATTAGTAGTTGGAAGAAATAAAGATGAAAACGAAATGATCAAAGCAATCGCATTACCAAATGATATTTTACTTGAGGTAAAGGATCATGTTGGACCAACTTCAATTCTACGAGGCAATAATGCAAAAAATCATACAGAATTTGCATCATCAGTTACACTAAGATATTCAGATGCTCCAAAAGATCAATCAGAGATTGTTTTAGTAAAAAGAGGAGATGTTAGTGAAGAAATTAGTGCAAAGAGCATAGAAGAAGAAGCTTACATTAAATTTAGAATTTAGGCGTAAATTTCTAAAAAAATTAGTCAAAACTAAGGAAGAGTTTTTGAGGGAGTAGATCGCATTTTTAATTAGAATGCAAAAACAAGAAAATACGACATTTCTAAAGGCCATAACCATTAGAGATATCAGCGATGTTCATTCGATTCAGGAAGATATCAAAAAAGATATGATTTTGATTCTTAGGGTGACACCTCTAGCTCAAAAAGATGTAGATCAGCTTAGAAAAGTTGTTGAAGAATTGTATTCTATTGCAAAAAGTGCTGGTGCAGATATTGCAAGGTTAGGTGAAGAAAGAATTATTGTTGCTCCATCTAACATAAAGATCTGGAAGCCAGAATATGATCTAAAATAATTTTATTGCTTCTTGAATTTGAGGATAATGAGCTGGAACTCTATGCATTCTTCTAATATTCATAGCAAGGTTTTCGGATTTCTTTCTTTCACCGTGATTAACTAAAACTCTTCGGAGTTTTGGTCTGAGTCTTTGTACAAATGACATTAATTGATTATAATCACTATGCCCACTAAATCCATCCAATTTCTCTACACCACAATTGATAGTTACAACTTCTACTTTACCTTCTTTTCCTAACATTGTTGCTTGTTTTGATCCATCAAGCACTCTTCTTCCCAAAGTTCCATTCACCTGATAAGAAACAAACAGTACTTTGCTCTTTTTATCAGGAGCAATATTTTTGAAGTATTCTAACACAGGTCCACCCTCTAACATTCCGGACGTTGCTAAAATTATACATGGAGAATTTTCTCTCATAGGTTCTTCTCTAGCATCAGCATGCTCAATATTCGTAAAATATTCAGAATCAAATGGATTATCATCAGTTTCTAGAATCTTTTGTTTGAGTTCACGTGCAAGATATTCAGGATAGGATTCATGGATTGCAGATGCCTCTGAAATCATTCCTTCAGTGAACACTGGTGCCTCAATCATTTCTCCAGATTTCATATAATGATCAATAACCATCATGATTTCTTGTGCACGACCAACTGCTGGAATAGGAATGAGAACTTTGCCACCATCAGCTAGAGTATTGTTTACTGCATTAATGAATGCAGATTCAACTTCTTGTCTACTAGGCTGTATGTCTTCTTTAAGACCATATGTACTTTCTATGAGTAGAGTTTCAACTCTTGGAAAATTCCAACTAGCAGCTTCAAATAAAATACTTTTTCCAAATTTGATATCACCAGAATAAACAAAATTGTGATCACCATTTCCAATATGAAAGTGACATAATGCAGAACCTAGAATATGACCTGCATTTGCAAGAACTAGTTTAATGTCAGGAGAAATATCAGTTACGGTTCCATATGGTAAAGTGATTGTTTGTCTCATAATTTGTTTTACATCACGTTCAGAATAGATTGGGGTTCTTCCTTGAGCAGCAGCAACTTTGATTGCATCTAATTGAATTAGATTCATCATAGGTAGTGTTGGTTCTGTACAATAGATTGGTCCTTTGTATCCATATTTACATAATGTAGGTAAAAATCCAGTATGATCCAAATGGGCATGACCAATAACGACTGCATCAAGATCATCTAATGTTATATTCAAAGAATCTAATCTAGGAAATGCATCCATTGGAGAACGTGCTCCAGGGTTTATTCCACAATCAATTAGTATCTTACTTTCAGGTGTAGACAATAATAATGATGAACGTCCAACTTGACCAAACCCACCAAGAGTAAAAAGTGAAACTTCTGTTCTTTGTGTTAGTCTAGGTCTAAAAATTTCATCGCCAACTTGTTTTAGTTGCTTACTTCTTTCAGCAGAAGCCTGTTTAAGAGTTGCATTAATTGTTTGAATAGTACGAGAGGGAACAGTTGTAGCCTTTCTTACACGTATTTTCCAGCCTGTTTTTTCAGTCACTTCAGCATGATTGAATTCTTTTGCATTTCTTTGCAGCAACCAGGGTCGTTTTGCTTCAATTGAAACTTCTCCAGTTGCAGTATCAAACAAAGTGGCTTGCAATTTTGCATCATCAGGAACTAAACTTGCAATAATTTTTCGTGCTTCATCTTCAGGTTTTCTAATTGATTCATCAGTTCTAACAACAATTCGTTTTTTAATAACACTAACAAGATTTGAAATTGTTTGATTATTTTCCATTAGATAACGTGGAGAATTTGTGTAAAGTGCAATTCGCGGTCCTTCGTATTCAATTTTTGTAACATTTGCTTCTTTGGGTATACTTTGCAGTATGGTGGCCATTATATTCTGGCTGCTAGGAGGTAATTCTTTTTGTTGTTGTTTTCTTTGCATTAAATCACTAAAGCTCAATGACTGCTTTCTTTTGTTCTTCAGTCAAAAGACGGAATCCATCTTTATCCATTACTGCGATGTTAATTCCATCGCCGGTACCAATGTTTCTAACTATTGCGGCTTTTACAGCTCTTAAAGCAATTTTTTTTGCTTCTTCAACTGTAAGATCTTCTTTATACTCTTCTTCAAGTAAACCATAAGCTACAGGTGAACCACTACCAGTTGTAACGTATGATTTTTTTTCAACTGAACCAAACATATCTATGTTAAACAGTGCAGGGCCTTCTGTATCATAACCACCAACCAAAATATCAGCCATGAATGGGTAGCCTCTATTTTGATGGAAGATCAATGAACAAAGTCTTGCAAGTGAATGAATTGAAATTGGTCCATGTTTTTCAACCCTATGAAGATTAGAATGATAACGTAAAATATCAACAATGTTTTGAGCATCAGCAACACCACCTGCAAGTGTTAGTCCTGCATGATCATCAATTTTTTGAATTTTCATGGTGTTGTTGTTTGCAATGAAATATCCAGCACTGGCCCTCATATCTGCACATAAAACTACACCATCCTTTGCCTTGATACCTACAGTGGTAGTCCCGTGCAGAATTTTTTCTTCGACATTATTTGACAAAAAATACACCTATTAAGATAAAGTAAATGGCATTTCACCCTTTTAAATAACTTTTTGATCTCTGGAAATCATAAATAATGACAAAAAATCAAGATCGCATGAAATCCCATACAATGGAGTTACCTAGGCAGATTGTTGTAGGTGAAAAGAACATAAATGAATTTGGAGAATTTTTGCACAATTTAACAAAACCAAAAAAAATTTCTCTAATTTCAGGAATTCATGTTAAAAAAGTTCTCAGACAAAGAATTGAAAAATCATTAAAAATAAAAAAATCAAATTTGTATGGCATACATCAAAAGATAATCAAATTAGTACTCTAAATAGAATTCAAAAAGATGTAAAGAAAGATCAAAGTGACATTATTGCAGGTATTGGTGGTGGACGATCTGTCGATACTGCAAAATTAATTTCTTTTAATTTAGATATTCCATTTGTTAGTGTACCAACTGCGGCATCACACGATGGGGTATCAAGCCCATTTGTTTCAGTTAAAAGTGACAAACCACACTCTATTGTTGCATCTGCACCATTAGGAGTTTTTGTAGATATAGACATTATCAAAAAAGCACCATCAAGATTGCTTGCTAGTGGTTGTGGAGATTTGGTAGCAAATATCATTGCGGTCAAAGATTGGCAATTAGGTCATCAAAGAACTGGAGAATATTATGGGACTTATTCAGCAGAATTAGCTATGATGAGTGCCATGATGGTATTAGATAATTCAGGGAAATATGCAAAAAATGGATTAGATGCAAGAGTAATTGTTGAAGCTTTGATTAGTGCGGGAGTAGCTTCGTGTATTGCAGGGAGTAGTAGACCATGTTCTGGTGCTGAGCATCTTTTTTCACATGCTTTGGATAAAATTGCACCAGGAAAGGGATTACATGGAGAAAAATGTGGAATAGGTTCTATCATGATGGCAAAACTTCAGGGACAAGATTGGAAAAAAATCATAAGAACATTGAAAAATGTTGGAGCACCAACCACAGCAAAACAAATTGGTTTAACTGAAGATCAGATAATTGATGCTTTAGTTATTGCACAAGATTTGAGACCTGAAAGATATACAATTCTAAAAGAGATAGAGATGACAGAAAGAAAGGCAAAAAGTCTTGCAAAGAGTACTAAAGTGATTTAATTTAAGCAGCCTTTTGTTCAGGTGCTTTTTCTTTTGTCTCAGGTTTCTTTTCCTGAGTTTGTTTGTTGATATGAGTTTCAACAAAGTTTACTTTTTCTAAAGTAGGAACAAATTTGAAAATATCTAATTGGATAAAATGTTTCATAATTTGTAAACCATCTGCACGAAGAATTTCTTCTGGAATGGTAATACTAACTTCTTTATCTTTTAAGTCAAATGAGATTTTTGAATCTTCTACTGGGAGTCTATTTTTTAAAATTCCATCGACTTTATCAGTTGGAGAATCAAGGGATTTGATAACGTTTACATCAAAAAGAATTGTTTTTCCTGCATATCTATGATTATAATCAATTTGAACTCTTCCTGAGCCAATAAAACGAATGATTCCTCGTTTATTATCAACTTCAATTGTATCACCAACTGAAACTTTCTCTGCATCTTCACCTAGTTTCCTAATTGGAATCATTCTGACTTTACCAGAATCTCTTTCTCCAAACCCTTTGTCAGGTGTAACTTCAACTGTAAGTTTGTCACCAACAGCTGTTTTTGCAAGTGCTTCATCAAGTCCTTTAAGAACTGGATATGAAACTTCGCCAATTGAAACTAGTTTTGGTTGATATTTGACATTTTGTTCATGAATAGAAAATTTTTTTGCGTCCTCTTCAATTGTTGTGTCAAATACTTCTTCACTATCTTTGACCTTTGCTGTATAATCAACTAAGATTAGTGAACCTTTATCGAAAGTCAATGTGATCGGTCTCGAATTTCCTTATATTAAGTTAACAGAGATTTAGAGAGACTTTAGTTTTTCTTCAGCAGTTTTTAGTCCTGCTTGAGAGTCTACTTCATATCCCATCATTGCTAATGTTGATGAAATTGCAGAGATTGTTCTCATTACATGATATGGACTAACTTCACCCATACATCCAACTCTGAATACTTTACCTTTAAGATTTCCAAATCCTCCTGCAACAAGAACTTTGAATTTGTTTGCAAGTGTATTTCTAAATGTCTTGTCTTCAAGACCATCTAGATAGTTTAAGGCAACAATAGAAATGGAACGATCTTCTTCCT
This window encodes:
- a CDS encoding M24 family metallopeptidase; this translates as MKQRRKNLLKHAQKISCDTLVTFEPENLFYMTGFWGEAIGLLEKNGKTTIIAPELEVGRAKDESEDCDVVPAERGIGLVSSLVKKIKKNSVCTDCQNYPIMTSLKKSVPKIKSSTEPFYNSRIIKDENEIKILKKASKIIDEMFEICAKKIKVGQKESELQTILMTYAMEQQMFDTGYKSTLNPLIIAGGPNGALPHAQVTQRKFKKGDLVVTDLTLRYKGYVSDATRTFAIGNISSQAKEAYEIVKESQKLGLKAVKPNVNCKDVDHACRKYIDEKNYGQYFIHSTGHGIGLEVHELPTVSYRSDTKLKENMAITVEPGIYIENKFGIRIEDSLIVKKKPIVMHKFTKDLVTI
- a CDS encoding DUF814 domain-containing protein translates to MTEEKEKKKVVALLSGGLDSQLAVRMMQEQGFDVSAVAIKTPFCDFDCGRGCGFEIRERADDLNVNLKTVYLGDEYIEMLKNPKHGIGAGFNPCIDCRAMMFDAAKKHMEEIGAEFIVSGEVLGQRPMSQHGPALRTIEKESDLVGKIVRPLSAGLLPETIPEKEGLIKRENLGMIRGRTRRNQLDMAKKYGIENPPNAGGGCLLTEPQFGIKAKDLFSHVETPTINDIDLLKIGRHFRLDEETKLVVGRNKDENEMIKAIALPNDILLEVKDHVGPTSILRGNNAKNHTEFASSVTLRYSDAPKDQSEIVLVKRGDVSEEISAKSIEEEAYIKFRI
- the sepF gene encoding cell division protein SepF; this translates as MQKQENTTFLKAITIRDISDVHSIQEDIKKDMILILRVTPLAQKDVDQLRKVVEELYSIAKSAGADIARLGEERIIVAPSNIKIWKPEYDLK
- a CDS encoding beta-CASP ribonuclease aCPSF1 encodes the protein MQRKQQQKELPPSSQNIMATILQSIPKEANVTKIEYEGPRIALYTNSPRYLMENNQTISNLVSVIKKRIVVRTDESIRKPEDEARKIIASLVPDDAKLQATLFDTATGEVSIEAKRPWLLQRNAKEFNHAEVTEKTGWKIRVRKATTVPSRTIQTINATLKQASAERSKQLKQVGDEIFRPRLTQRTEVSLFTLGGFGQVGRSSLLLSTPESKILIDCGINPGARSPMDAFPRLDSLNITLDDLDAVVIGHAHLDHTGFLPTLCKYGYKGPIYCTEPTLPMMNLIQLDAIKVAAAQGRTPIYSERDVKQIMRQTITLPYGTVTDISPDIKLVLANAGHILGSALCHFHIGNGDHNFVYSGDIKFGKSILFEAASWNFPRVETLLIESTYGLKEDIQPSRQEVESAFINAVNNTLADGGKVLIPIPAVGRAQEIMMVIDHYMKSGEMIEAPVFTEGMISEASAIHESYPEYLARELKQKILETDDNPFDSEYFTNIEHADAREEPMRENSPCIILATSGMLEGGPVLEYFKNIAPDKKSKVLFVSYQVNGTLGRRVLDGSKQATMLGKEGKVEVVTINCGVEKLDGFSGHSDYNQLMSFVQRLRPKLRRVLVNHGERKKSENLAMNIRRMHRVPAHYPQIQEAIKLF
- the psmB gene encoding archaeal proteasome endopeptidase complex subunit beta, whose product is MSNNVEEKILHGTTTVGIKAKDGVVLCADMRASAGYFIANNNTMKIQKIDDHAGLTLAGGVADAQNIVDILRYHSNLHRVEKHGPISIHSLARLCSLIFHQNRGYPFMADILVGGYDTEGPALFNIDMFGSVEKKSYVTTGSGSPVAYGLLEEEYKEDLTVEEAKKIALRAVKAAIVRNIGTGDGINIAVMDKDGFRLLTEEQKKAVIEL
- a CDS encoding peptidylprolyl isomerase — translated: MTFDKGSLILVDYTAKVKDSEEVFDTTIEEDAKKFSIHEQNVKYQPKLVSIGEVSYPVLKGLDEALAKTAVGDKLTVEVTPDKGFGERDSGKVRMIPIRKLGEDAEKVSVGDTIEVDNKRGIIRFIGSGRVQIDYNHRYAGKTILFDVNVIKSLDSPTDKVDGILKNRLPVEDSKISFDLKDKEVSITIPEEILRADGLQIMKHFIQLDIFKFVPTLEKVNFVETHINKQTQEKKPETKEKAPEQKAA